CAGTCGTCGATATCAAAGGCCGCAAAAGCCATGAGACAGTGGCGGATGCCCTGAAGATCGTAGAAAATTTAGAACATAGAGCAGGCAAAGATGCCGAAGGTAAGACAGGTGACGGAGTTGGAATCTTATTACAGATTTCCCACAAGTTTTTCTCCAGAGTCTGTAAACCTCTCGGCATCTTTTTACGTTCCGAGAGAGACTATGGTGTGGGGATGTTCTTCTTCCCGCAGGATGAGCTGAAGCGAAATCAGGCGAAAAATATTTTTGAAGTGATCGTTCAGAAAGAAGGGATGAAGTTCCTCGGCTGGAGAGAAGTCCCTGTAAAAGAGGAAGTGCTCGGCACCCGGGCAAGAGCATGTATGCCGTGTATTATGCAGGCATTCATAGAACGGCCGGACAGAACAGAAAAAGGCATTGATTTTGACCGGCGCCTGTATGTAGTGCGCCGTGTCTTTGAACAGAGCAGCGACGATACATATGTGGCGTCTCTTTCCAGCCGGACGATCGCATATAAAGGAATGTTTCTCGTAGGACAGCTCCGTTCTTTCTTTACAGACCTGCAGTGCCCGGATTACGAATCTGCGATCGCACTTGTGCACTCGCGGTTCAGTACAAACACGAACCCAAGCTGGGAGCGGGCACATCCGAACAGGTTTATCGTACATAACGGAGAGATCAACACGATCCGGGGCAATGTTGACAAAATGCGCGCGAGGGAAGAAAATATGGAGTCCGAATGCCTGAAAGGCGAGCTGCATAAAGTGCTGCCGGCGGTGAGCAGCGCAGGTTCGGATTCCGCAATGCTCGATAACGCGGTGGAATTTATGGTTATGAGCGGGATGGAACTTCCCCTGGCTGTTATGATATCCATTCCCGAACCGTGGGCAAATACGAAAGATATCTCCCGGAAGAAAAGAGATTTTTATCAATATTATGCGACAATGATGGAGCCGTGGGACGGTCCTGCCTCCATCCTGTTCAGCGACGGCGACTGCATGGGAGCGGTCCTTGACCGGAACGGGCTGAGACCGTCCAGGTATTACATTACTTCCGACGACCGTCTGATCCTGTCGTCGGAAGTAGGCGTACTTGGCATAGAGCCGTCCGGGATCGTGCTCAAGGAGCGGCTGCATCCCGGCAAGATGCTGCTTGTAGATACCGCGGCAGGAAAACTTATAGACGATGAGGAACTGAAAGAAATGTATGCCGGCCGCCAGCCTTACGGCGAGTGGCTGGACAGTAACCTTATAAAGCTGAAAGACCTGAAGATCCCAAATGAAAAGGTACCGTCATACACAGGCGAGGAGTGCAAAAAGCTTCAGAAAGCTTTCGGATATTCCTATGAAGAAGTAAAGACTTCTATACTGAATATGGCCAGGAACGGGATAGAACAAACGGCGGCAATGGGGGCCGACATACCACTGGCAGTGCTGTCCGGCAGGCATCAGAATCTGTTTGCCTATTTTAAACAGCTGTTCGCACAGGTCACCAATCCTCCTATTGACGCGATCCGGGAGGAGATCGTGACATCCACGACGGTATATATCGGAAGAGACGGGAACCTTCTGAAGGAAAGCGCACAAAACTGCAGAATGCTCAAGGTCAATAATCCGATTCTCACCAACACAGACCTGCTGAAAATAAAGAACATAAAAGCAGACGGTTTCAAGGCGGCTGAGATACCTATTGTATACTATAAAAATTCCGGTCTTGAAAAAGCCATAGACTATCTGTTCATCGAGGTGGACCGGGCGATCCGGGAAGGGGCGAATATACTCGTTCTGTCAGACCGGGGCGTGGATGAGTACCATGTGGCCATGCCGTCTCTTTTGGCAGTGTCCGGTTTGCAGCAGCATCTTGTGCGGACAAAAAAGCGGACGTCAGTGGCTATTATAGTAGAGACGGGAGAACCAAGAGAAGTACATCATTTTGCCGCGCTGCTCGGATACGGGGCCTGTGCCGTCAACCCATATCTTGCACATGAAACGATCCGGCAGCTCATAGACACTGACATGCTCCAGAAAGATTATTACGCGGCAGTAGATGATTACAATGAGGCGGTCATACACGGCATTGTAAAGATCGCTTCCAAGATGGGCATTTCCACCATACAGTCTTACCAGGGCGCTAAAATATTTGAGGCGCTTGGACTGAAAGAAGACTTTATCCGCCAGTATTTTACCGATACCGTGAGCCGGATCGGGGGGATCGGCATGGAGGAGATAGCCGGAGACTATATGGCGCGTCACTCGGAGGCTTTTGATCCGCTCGGGCTGGAGGCAGAACTTACGCTGGACAGTATAGGACAGCACAAGGCCAGGAGCGGCGGAGAAAGGCATCTGTATAATCCCCGTACGATACATCTGCTGCAGCAGTCCACAAGAAGGGGAGATTATGAGCTGTTCAGAGAGTATGCAAAACTTATAAACAAAGAGCAGGAAGCTGTCAGTCTGAGAGGCCAGCTTGCATTCAATTATCCGGAAAAAGGAATTCCGATAGAGGAAGTAGAAAGCATAGAAGATATTGTTAAGAGATTTAAAACAGGCGCCATGTCATACGGTTCCATATCGAAAGAAGCGCATGAGACACTGGCTGAGGCCATGAATGAACTGCACGGAAAGTCAAACAGCGGCGAGGGAGGAGAAGAGACAGAGCGGCTGTCCGGCAGCCGCTGTTCTGCCATCAAACAAGTGGCTTCCGGGCGGTTCGGAGTCACATCCCGCTATCTTGTGAGCGCACAGGAAATACAGATAAAAATGGCGCAGGGGGCAAAACCAGGGGAGGGCGGCCATCTTCCAGGCACAAAGGTATATCCGTGGATCGCAAAAACACGGCATTCCACCCCAGGTGTCAGCCTCATATCCCCGCCTCCCCACCACGATATCTATTCCATTGAAGACCTGGCACAGCTTATCTATGACTGTAAAAATGCCAATAAGGACGCGCGCATATCCGTCAAACTTGTATCTGAGGCCGGCGTTGGCACTGTGGCGGCCGGCGTTGCCAAAGCGGGGGCAGGACTGATCCTTATCTCCGGATACGACGGAGGGACCGGGGCAGCGCCGGGAAGTTCGATCCACAATGCAGGACTTCCGTGGGAACTTGGCCTGGCAGAAACGCACCAGACGCTCATACAGAACGGGCTTCGGGAACGGGTGCGGCTTGAGACAGACGGGAAACTGATGAGCGGCAGAGATGTGGCGGTTGCGGCAATACTTGGCGCAGAGGAATTTGGATTTGCGACAGCACCGCTCGTGACGCTCGGATGTGTCATGATGCGAGTGTGCGATCTGGATACGTGCCCGGTGGGAGTCGCCACCCAGAATCCAAAGCTTCGCAGACGTTTTACAGGAAAGCCGGAATACGTTGTGAACTTCATGTGCTTTATCGCAGAAAATCTGCGGGAATATATGGCAAGACTTGGTGTGCGGACCATCGATGAGCTTGTCGGAAGAACAGATCTTCTTAAAACAAGAGAAGTTCCCGTTTCCGACCGGGCGGCAAAGCTTGATCTGAAACAGATTCTGTATAACCCATACGGAAAGGAACCGGTTCCGGCCATATACGATCCGAAGAAAAAGTATGACTTTCAGCTGGAAAAGACGCTGGATGAAAAGGTTCTTGTGAAAGAACTTCTGCCGGCGCTGGAAAAAGGCCATAAAAAAAGCATTAAAGTTGACGTGTCGAATACGGACCGTACCTTTGGCACGATGTTTGGATCTGAGATCACAAGACGTTATCCGGACGGACTGCCGGAAGACACCTTCATTGTAAAATGCAGGGGTGCCGGAGGACAGTCATTCGGAGCGTTCATACCGTCCGGCCTGACGCTGGAGCTCACCGGGGACACCAACGATTACTTCGGAAAAGGTCTTTCAGGCGGCAAGCTTTCCGTTATGCCTCCGGAAGACGTCAAGTACAGACATGACGAAAATATTATCGCAGGCAATGTGGCGCTTTATGGCGCTACCGGAGGAAAGGCATTTATCGGCGGAGTGGCGGGAGAGCGCTTTGCAGTGCGCAATTCAGGAGCTACTGCAGTGGTAGAAGGAGTCGGGGACCATGGATGCGAGTATATGACCGGAGGAAGAGTCGCAGTGCTCGGCCGGACCGGAAGAAACTTCGCGGCCGGCATGAGCGGCGGTGTCGCCTATGTGCTCGACATGGACAACGATCTATACAAGAAGGTAAACAAGCAGCTCGTCAATATAGAACACGTGACATCCAAATATGATGTGGCCCAGCTGAAACAGATGATCGAAGAACATACCGCGTGTACCGGTTCCGTGACCGGAAAAGCAATTCTGCAAGACTTTACAGAGTATCTGCCGCGGTTTAAAAAGATAATCCCGGCAGATTATGAGATGATGATGACGGCCATCCTGCAGATGGAGGAGCAGGGTATGGGAAGTGAAGAAGCCAAGATCGAAGCATTTTATGCAATCAGAGGCGGAAGATAGGAGGCGTATAAAATGGGAAAAGCAACAGGATTTATGGAATATGACAGACAGGATAAGGAGGCCGAAGCGCCAAAGTCCCGCATCAGGCATTACAATGAATTTTACACGCCTTTGCCGCGGGAGGAGCAGGAGCGCCAGGGGGCCAGATGCATGTCATGCGGCGTTCCGTTCTGCCAGTCGGGAGAACAGATCATGGGCATGGCAAGCGGATGTCCGCTCCACAATCTTATACCTGAGTGGAACGACCTCATTTACCGTGGAAATTGGGAAGAAGCATATTACCGCCTGAAAAAGACGAATAATTTTCCGGAATTTACATCGAGAGTCTGCCCGTCACTGTGTGAGGCGGCCTGTACCTGTTCGCTGAACGGGGATGCGGTGACGGCAAAAGCCAATGAATATGGAATTATTGAGAATGCATATAAGATGGGGTATGCGTCCGCCAGGCAGGTCAGAGTCAGAACCGGAAAAAAGATAGCGGTCATAGGCTCCGGACCATCCGGTCTGGCGGCCGCTGATCTTTTGAACAGAAGAGGCCACAGCGTCACGGTATTTGAACGGGAAGACAAAGCCGGAGGGCTGCTCCGCTATGGGATCCCGAACATGAAGCTGGAAAAGCAGGTGATCGACAGGAAGCTGTCTATAATGGAAGAAGAAGGCATCGCTTTTGTGACCGGATGCAATGTGGGAAAGGACAGAAAAGCGGACAGCATCTTGATGGAATTTGACTGTGCCTTGCTGGCATGCGGAGCCTCCCGCCCGAGAGATATCAAAGTGCCTGGACGTGACGCAAAGGGGATTCATTTTGCGGTGGATTTTCTCAAGTCCACGACAAAGGCGCTTTGGGCAAACGAGATGAAACCGAAGGACGGGACGTATATTTCGGCAAAAGGAAAAAGAGTGCTTGTCATCGGCGGAGGCGATACCGGAAATGACTGTGTCGGAACCGTTGTGCGCCACAGAGCGGCATCGGTGCTTCAGCTTGAAATGATGCCGAAAGCGCCTGAACACCGAACAGAAGAGAATCCGTGGCCGGAATGGCCGAAGGTGAGCAAGACGGATTACGGACAGGAGGAGGCCGCCGCTGTGTTCGGGCAGGATCCGAGAGTCTATGAGACTACAGTGAAAGAATTTATCAAAGATGAGAACGGAAACGTGTGTAAAGCGGTACTCACGAAACTGGAGGGCAGGAGAGATAAGAAATCCGGCCGTATAATAATGGCAGAAGCCGCAGGAAGTGAATATACTGTAGAAGCGGACCTTGTGCTGATCGCCGCCGGTTTTCTCGGGTGCGAGCCGTATATTGCCAATGCATTCGGGGTGAAGACAGATGAGCGCGGCAATGCAGCGACGTCAAAGGGAGGATACCGCACGAATGCGGAAGCTGTGTTCGCGGCGGGAGATATGCGCAGGGGGCAGTCCCTTGTCGTGTGGGCGATCCGGGAAGGGCGTGAAGCTGCCCGGGAAGTGGATAAAAGTCTGATGGGATATACAAATCTTAATATTCAGTGAAGAGAATTGTTACGAAAGTATTAAATTTTATTGCAAAATTTGGCAATATAAGGTATAATCATTCCTAGATGTAGGGGTACTTTGTCTATGTTAGACGAATGAGGGAGTTTAAAATAAGTAAAAAGGATGATTATTATGAAGAGATTGAAAGCTACGTTGGTGACAGTAGCGCTGACCAGTTCCCTGATCGTAACGCCGGTGTTCGCAGAACCGTCGGTAGATGATCTGAAGGCGAACAAGAAGGCAGCGGAAGAACAAGTCAGTTCACTGCAGAGCCAGCTGACAGATTTGCTGAACAAGCTCGGCCAGCTGGAGGAGGATCTGATCGCCAAAGGGGAGGAGATCACAAAGGCAGAGGAAGACCTGAAAGAAGCAGAGGCACTTGAGAAAAAGCAGTACGAGGACATGAAGCTTCGGATCCAGTTCATGTATGAAGAAGGAAATACGAGCGCGGTAGAGGCGATCGTAACGTCCGAGAATTTTGGAGATCTGGTCAATAAAGCAGAATATGTACAGAATGTGCATGATTATGACCGCGATAAACTTCAGGAATATGTGGATACGAAGCAGAAGATCGCAGATTTGAAGACAACTCTGGAAGAAGAGAAGACGAATCTCGAGAGTATGCAGTCTGAGTATGAAAGCAAAGAAGATGAATTAAATACGACGATAGAGACTAAAAAGTCAGAGATCGCAGATTTTGATGACCAGATACAGGCGGCGGCGGAAGCTGCGGCGGCCGAGGCTGCTAGACAGCAGGAAGCGCAGCGCCAGGCGGTAGCGTCAGACAATAATGGCGGAGGCGGCTCCGGTTCAGGCGGCGGCACGAACAGCGGCGGAGGCGGCAGTTCATCCGGTATCGATTATACAGGAACAGGCAATACGGCTACGGCACAGGCGATCGTAAGCGCGGCGTACAGCCAGCTCGGTGTGCCATATGTATGGGGAGGCACTACACCGGGAGCAGGGCTGGATTGTTCCGGACTCACACAATACTGCCACAGAGTAGCCGGGATCAGTATCGGACGTACGTCACAGGTACAGGGAGGCGGCGGAAAAGCGGTCAGCAGTCCGCAGCCGGGAGACCTGGTATGTTACGGAACGCATATTGGTATTTATATAGGAAATGGACAGATGATCCATGCACCACACACAGGGGATGTAGTTAAGGTAGCAAATGTATATGGTTCACCATGGTACAGACGTTACTGGTAAGGGGAAATACTTAGACTAAGGAGAGACTTATGAGGAAACTGTGTAGAGTGTGTACGATTTCATTGCTGGCGGGAGTTCTGGTTGTAACACCGGTGTCTGCAGAACCGTCGGTAAACGATTTGGAGAGCAGTAAGGCGGCAGCCGAGAACGAGGTCAGCGCCCTTCAGAGTGAATTGTCAGCGACATTAGACAAGATCGCGTCACTGGAAGCTGAGCTGAAAGAAAAGACAGAAGCGGTAGTAAAGACGAATGAAGAGCTGGAAGAGGCGGCCTATCAGGAGCGCCAGCAGTACAGCGACATGAAACTCCGCATCCGGTATATGTATGAAGAAGGGGACGGCAGCGCTGTAGAGACACTTTTATCTGCAAAGAGCTTTTCCGATTTGGTTAATAAAGCGGAATACGTGCAGAATGTGCACAGTTACGATAAGCAAAAACTCGAAGAATATATCAAGACAAAAGAAAAAGTTGAGACATTAAAAAACAGTCTGGACACAGATGTAGAGAATATGCAGGCTAAGCAGACAGCGCTGCAGAAAGAAAAAGAGTCCTTAAGCGGCACGATCTCTTCCAAACAGTCTCAGATCGCACAGCTGGACGCAAGCATTCAGGATGCGTTGGCGGCAGCAGTGGAGGAACAGCAGACGGCAGACGGCGGTGGACAGGATGATGCAGACGCAGGTGGAAACGGCAATACAGATAAAGGCAGTTCCAATAACAGCGGAAGCAATGATGACAAAAATTATGCCCCGCCTTCCGGCGGCAGCGGCGCGGCGGTTGCCAGTTATGCCTGCCAGTTCGTGGGCAACAAGTATGTGTATGGCGGAAGCAGCCTGACAAACGGAACAGATTGTTCCGGCTTTACAATGGCGGTGTACGCGGCCTTTGGAGTATCCCTTCCACATAATGACAGCGCACAGGAGGCGTACGGAAGAGCGGTCAGTTATGCGGAGGCTCAGCCGGGAGATCTGATTTTCTACGGTGGACATGTCGGCATCTATATCGGCGGAGGCAGTATCGTGCATGCATCCAATTCGGCGCCTTATCCTGAGGGTGGGATCAAGATCAGCAGCGCTACATACAAACCGATCAAATGTGTCAGAAGAATTTTTTAAATAAAAGAATGGACGGACCGGCTGTGACCGGTCCGTTTTTGTATTATTTACCTGTCGTATTTTACAGAAAGTTGTTGAATCTCGAGGCAATATATAGTATCCTTTACGTGAGTATAGGTAATTTTGACCAAGTATTTTTATTGATTGAATGTTAACAGTTCAACAAGTATCATTTACAGGAAAGGTGAAAATATGAAGAATAGACTGACCCAGGCTGTTATAGTTGCATCGGTGGCAAGTGCGCTCGTAGTGACTCCGGTGTTCGCAGAACCGTCGGTGGACGATCTGAAGAAAAATAAAGCGGCAGCCGAAAGCGAAGTTGGTTCCCTGCAGGCAGAACTGACAGAACTTGTATCCAAGATCAGCCAGCTTGAAAGTGATTTGATAGAAAAGGGCGAAGAGATCACAAAGGCAGAAGATGATTTAAAAGAAGCCCAGAAGCAGGAAGAAGAGCAGTATGAAGATATGAAGCTGCGCATTAAGTTTATGTATGAGGAGGGCGACACCAGTTTTGTGGAGACGCTCGTATCCGCAAAAAACTTTTCCGATCTCGTCAATAAAGCGGAATATGTTCAGAACGTACATACATATGACAGACAGATGCTGACAGAATATGTAGAAACAAAGCAGAAGGTAGCGGACCTCAAAGTTACGCTCGAGGAAGAAATGACCAGCATGGAGAACATGCAGCAGCAGTTTGAGTCTGATAAGGACAGCCTTGACGCCACACTTGAGAGCAAGCAGGCAGAGATCGCCAATCTCGACGGAGAGATACAGGCGGCGGTTGAAAAGGCTGCCGAGGAACGAAGAAAAGAGGAAGAAGCAAGGCAGGCAGAGGCAAGAAGACAGGAGGCAGCGCAGGCTCCGTCTGATAACGGAGGCGGCGGAGGTACGGGAGGAAGCAGCAAACCGTCCACGCCTCAGCCATCTTACCAGGGACAGGGCGACACAGCAGTCGCGCAGGCGATCGTGAGCGCTGCGTATTCGCAGCTTGGAGTTCCTTATAAATGGGGAGGAACGACGCCGGGCGTCGGACTTGACTGTTCCGGGCTTGTTCAGTATGCACACAGGGTGGCTGGAATTTCCATCCCAAGAAACTCAGAGGCGCAGTATGCGGCCGGTCAGAAAGTTTCAATTCCGCAGCCGGGCGACATCTGCTGGAAGCCGGGACATGTAGGCGTTTATATCGGCAACGGCAAGATGATCGAAGCACAGCAGACGGGTACCAATATTATGATAAGTAATGTCAGAGCAGTAGGTTATGCAAGATATTGGTAGGAAATAACTGGCAATTTATGTAAATATATTGAAAAAAATAGAAAAATGTAGTATTCTGACCTTAAGGTATGCGGGGGCGTATGAGAAAGAACGACAGAAAGTTTGTATTTCTGCCGTACAATAATTAATAAGGATGGGTGAGAATATGAAGAAACGATTAGGACAGGCACTCATCACTACTTTAGTGATGAGTTCTTTAGTTGCAGCACCTGTTTTGGCGGCGCCTGGCGGCGTGGATGAGCTGGAAGGCCAGAAACAGGCAGTCGAAGCCCAGGCGGAGGATGTCAATGCCAGGCTCGTCAGTCTCCTTGTGCAGTTTGATGCATTGAAACAGGATATGGCCGGCCAGAAAGAACGTATCGCCCAGGCGGAGAAAGACTATAAGGAAGCCAGTGAAAAGGAGCAGGAACAGTATGAAGCAATGAAGCTTCGTATACAGTACATGTACGAGCAGGGGGATACGAGCTTCCTTGAGACTGTAGTATCCGCCAGCAGTTATTCCGATCTGGTCAATAAGGCGGAATATGTGCAGAAGGTACACTCTTACGACAGAAAGATGCTCAAAGAGTACGTTGACACGAAAAACGAAGTGGCATCTCTGAAAGAGGAACTGGAGTCCGGTGAAGCCGAGATGGAGGCAATGGCGGAAGACTTAAGCGGACAGCAGGCGAATCTGGAAGGTACTTTGTCTGATATGAGAAGCCAGATAGCGGATTTTGACACACAGCTGGCGGCGGCAAAGGAAGAAGCGGCCCAGCAGCTTGGCGAGCTGACAGAAGATACAGAGAACATGACCGCATCCATCGATAACAGCGGCTCAGATGATGGGGCCGGCGGCGGAAAACCATCATCCGGAGGAAGTACAGGCGGCGCGGCCGCAGGCCAGACGTCGAAACCGACCGGAAATACAGGCGGCAGTACAGGCAGTTCTTCAAATAACAATACGAGTAAGCCCTCTAACAACAACGGTGGAAGCAATACGAGCAAGCCGTCCAACAATAACAGCGGCAATACAAGTAAGCCAAGCAACGCGTCACTCGGCCAGCAGATTGCCTCAAAGGCATGTACATATGTAGGAAATCCGTACGTATACGGCGGCACGAGCCTGACGAACGGGGCCGATTGTTCCGGGTTCGTTCAGTCTGTACACAGGCTGTTCGGTATCTCCACACCGAGAGATTCCTGGGGACAGCTGGCAGGAGGAAAAGCGGTCACTTACTCGAATATACTGCCCGGCGATGTCATCGTGTACAGCGACCATGTTGCCATCTACATAGGCGGAAACCAGATCGTCCATGCGTCTAACAGCAAGCCGTACCCGGCGGGGGGAATTAAGATAAGCAGCCCCGCAAACTACAGAACGGTTCTCGGAGTGAGACGGTACTGGTAATAAAGAAACTTACAGAAGAAATTCTCACTACAGAAAAAATGCAGGAACAAGCCTGTAAATGCAAGAAAACCCTTGCATTTACAGGCTTTTTGTGGTAATATACAACAGTCGCAAAAAAACACGCATATGGTTGTCTGCATCGGTGCCTAAGCTCGGTTGAGCCGGTTTTGCAGAAAAGAAATGTGCGGAAGAAAGAAAACCAAATGGAGGAAAAAGACATGAGTGTTATTTCAATGAAGCAACTTTTAGAAGCAGGTGTTCATTTCGGACATCAGACAAGAAGATGGAACCCTAAGATGGCTCCGTATATCTACACAGAGAGAAACGGTATCTACATTATCGATCTGCAGAAGTCTGTAGGCAAAGTTGACGAGGCTTACCAGGCAATCTCTGACATCGCTGCAGAGGGCGGCTCCATCCTGTTCGTAGGTACGAAGAAGCAGGCACAGGACGCTATCAAGACAGAATCTGAACGTTGCGGAATGTTTTATGTAAATGAAAGATGGCTTGGCGGTATGCTCACCAACTTCAAGACGATCAAGAGCAGGATCAACCGTTTAAAAGAGATCGAGAGAATGTCTGAAGACGGAACATTCGATGTGCTGCCGAAGAAAGAAGTTATCCAGTTAAAGAAAGAATGGGAGAAGCTTGAGAAAAACCTTGGCGGCATCAAAGAGATGAAGAAAGCGCCGGACGCGATCTTCGTAGTAGATCCAAAGAAAGAAAGAATCTGTGTACAGGAAGCTCACACACTCGGCATTCCGCTTATCGGAATCGCTGATACAAACTGTGATCCGGAAGAGCTTGATTATGTGATCCCGGGAAATGATGATGCTATCCGTGCAGTTAAATTGATCGTTTCCAAGATGGCAGACGCTGTTATCGAAGCAAACCAGGGAGCAACCGGATACGAGGAAGAATATGTTGAAGGTGAAGGCGCTTACGAAGAGACAGCAGAGGCAAACTAATATAGAAGGAAGGTAACTTCCGGAACATAATATAGATGGAGGACGATAAGATGGCAATTACAGCTAGTATGGTAAAAGAGTTAAGAGAAATGACAGGCGCAGGCATGATGGACTGTAAAAAAGCTCTTAACGAGACAAATGGAAATATGGACGAGGCAGTAGAATACCTGAGAAAGAACGGACAGGCCAAAGCTGAGAAGAAGGCCGGACGTATCGCGGCAGAAGGTCTCGTTATGGCTGAGGTAAAGGAAGATAAGACAGCAGCGATCGTAGAGGTTAACTCTGAGACTGACTTTGTAGCAAAAAATGCAGAGTTCCAGGGATTTGTAAAGGCTGTCACAGAGCAGGCACTCGCGACAGACGCAGCTGACATGGACGCGTTTATGGCAGAGGCATGGATCGCAGACACTTCCAAAACTGTAAAAGACGCACTCACAGAGAAAATCTCTGTTATCGGTGAGAATCTGAACATCAGAAGATTTGAAAAAGTAGTGACAGACGGATGTGTTGTATCCTACATCCACGGCGGCGGCCGCATCGGCGTTCTCGTGGAGGCTTCCACAGATGTTGTAAATGACGACATCAGAGCTTGTCTGAAGAACGTAGCTATGCAGGTTGCAGCAATGTCTCCGAAGTATGTATCCCGCGACGAAGTTTCCCAGGATTACCTGGATCACGAAAAAGAGATCCTGCTTGCCCAGGCGAAGATCGAGAACCCGGATAAGCCGGAAAATATCATCGAGAAGATGATCATCGGACGTCTCAACAAAGAGATGAAAGAAATCTGTCTGCTTGACCAGGTATACGTACAGGACAGCGATCTTACAGTTGCCAAGTATGTAGAGAAGGTTGCAAAAGAAGCAGGCGCTGACATGAAAGTTACGAAGTTCGTTCGTTTTGAGACCGGAGAAGGCCTTGAGAAGAAGAACGAAGACTTTGCTGCTGAAGTTGCGGCTCAGATGGGACAGTAAAATAGAATCTACAGTGTCTTTTTAGAAATATTGGTCCTCACAAATGGCGTATGCGCGCTGTTTGTGAGGATTTTTTTGCGCAAAAACAGTTCGGTCTTCCATCAATGATTGACAAAAAAATCACTATGTGCTAAAATTAAAATATCAGAAAATTATAAAGATATAATTAATTAAACAATTAATAATACATAATAAAAACAAATAAACAGAATAATAAGTCGATAAATGGTGAGAATTTTAAAATGAGAAAAAGACATTTTATCAAAAAGGGAAAGCGATTCGTATGTATATTTTTAATTCCATTATTTGTATTAACAATCTCCGGAGAAAAAGCGGAGGTTGTTTTTGCTGATGATGGAAAAAATATTACTCAGAATTGGGCGGCTGCGGCAGTGTTTTATAATACAACAGCGGATGAAACAGAAACATATCATATGACGGATGAAGAATTTATAAATACTAAGACAGAGTTAGAATCGCGGTTAGTGTATGCGTACAGTACATATTACAATAAATTGCCGGAAGCAGAAGGGGAGGCGTTGAAAGAAGCACAAAAGGCGTGGATCGACTGCTATTATTCCTATGTCAGTGCTTTGGAGCAGCGCTGGCTGGAGCCGGTGAAGATTTTCTTTGGTGTTACAGGAAAAGAACGGCGCACTAATGTATACCGGGAATTTATATTGCTGCTGCTGACGAACCGGATCACGGATCTGGAAGAGTGGAATGCCGGTGAATTTGCTGAGATGGAGGAGGCATTTGCGCCTTTTAAGAAAAGCGAATTAGAAAAAGAAAAAGAACAGCTGCAGGTAGATATGGGATTGTGCCTTTATGTGATCCAGGAAGAATACAGACAAAAGATCAAAGCGGCGCATAAGAAGTATTTTACATTTTTG
This is a stretch of genomic DNA from [Clostridium] hylemonae DSM 15053. It encodes these proteins:
- a CDS encoding C40 family peptidase, producing the protein MRKLCRVCTISLLAGVLVVTPVSAEPSVNDLESSKAAAENEVSALQSELSATLDKIASLEAELKEKTEAVVKTNEELEEAAYQERQQYSDMKLRIRYMYEEGDGSAVETLLSAKSFSDLVNKAEYVQNVHSYDKQKLEEYIKTKEKVETLKNSLDTDVENMQAKQTALQKEKESLSGTISSKQSQIAQLDASIQDALAAAVEEQQTADGGGQDDADAGGNGNTDKGSSNNSGSNDDKNYAPPSGGSGAAVASYACQFVGNKYVYGGSSLTNGTDCSGFTMAVYAAFGVSLPHNDSAQEAYGRAVSYAEAQPGDLIFYGGHVGIYIGGGSIVHASNSAPYPEGGIKISSATYKPIKCVRRIF
- the rpsB gene encoding 30S ribosomal protein S2, giving the protein MSVISMKQLLEAGVHFGHQTRRWNPKMAPYIYTERNGIYIIDLQKSVGKVDEAYQAISDIAAEGGSILFVGTKKQAQDAIKTESERCGMFYVNERWLGGMLTNFKTIKSRINRLKEIERMSEDGTFDVLPKKEVIQLKKEWEKLEKNLGGIKEMKKAPDAIFVVDPKKERICVQEAHTLGIPLIGIADTNCDPEELDYVIPGNDDAIRAVKLIVSKMADAVIEANQGATGYEEEYVEGEGAYEETAEAN
- a CDS encoding NlpC/P60 family protein, with the protein product MIIMKRLKATLVTVALTSSLIVTPVFAEPSVDDLKANKKAAEEQVSSLQSQLTDLLNKLGQLEEDLIAKGEEITKAEEDLKEAEALEKKQYEDMKLRIQFMYEEGNTSAVEAIVTSENFGDLVNKAEYVQNVHDYDRDKLQEYVDTKQKIADLKTTLEEEKTNLESMQSEYESKEDELNTTIETKKSEIADFDDQIQAAAEAAAAEAARQQEAQRQAVASDNNGGGGSGSGGGTNSGGGGSSSGIDYTGTGNTATAQAIVSAAYSQLGVPYVWGGTTPGAGLDCSGLTQYCHRVAGISIGRTSQVQGGGGKAVSSPQPGDLVCYGTHIGIYIGNGQMIHAPHTGDVVKVANVYGSPWYRRYW
- a CDS encoding C40 family peptidase — encoded protein: MKNRLTQAVIVASVASALVVTPVFAEPSVDDLKKNKAAAESEVGSLQAELTELVSKISQLESDLIEKGEEITKAEDDLKEAQKQEEEQYEDMKLRIKFMYEEGDTSFVETLVSAKNFSDLVNKAEYVQNVHTYDRQMLTEYVETKQKVADLKVTLEEEMTSMENMQQQFESDKDSLDATLESKQAEIANLDGEIQAAVEKAAEERRKEEEARQAEARRQEAAQAPSDNGGGGGTGGSSKPSTPQPSYQGQGDTAVAQAIVSAAYSQLGVPYKWGGTTPGVGLDCSGLVQYAHRVAGISIPRNSEAQYAAGQKVSIPQPGDICWKPGHVGVYIGNGKMIEAQQTGTNIMISNVRAVGYARYW
- a CDS encoding NlpC/P60 family protein, which encodes MKKRLGQALITTLVMSSLVAAPVLAAPGGVDELEGQKQAVEAQAEDVNARLVSLLVQFDALKQDMAGQKERIAQAEKDYKEASEKEQEQYEAMKLRIQYMYEQGDTSFLETVVSASSYSDLVNKAEYVQKVHSYDRKMLKEYVDTKNEVASLKEELESGEAEMEAMAEDLSGQQANLEGTLSDMRSQIADFDTQLAAAKEEAAQQLGELTEDTENMTASIDNSGSDDGAGGGKPSSGGSTGGAAAGQTSKPTGNTGGSTGSSSNNNTSKPSNNNGGSNTSKPSNNNSGNTSKPSNASLGQQIASKACTYVGNPYVYGGTSLTNGADCSGFVQSVHRLFGISTPRDSWGQLAGGKAVTYSNILPGDVIVYSDHVAIYIGGNQIVHASNSKPYPAGGIKISSPANYRTVLGVRRYW